One segment of Bradyrhizobium sp. CB2312 DNA contains the following:
- a CDS encoding methyl-accepting chemotaxis protein, whose amino-acid sequence MLNRLTVSTLLKAVILSTALVVVIGFSISAWNSWGRLQQANRIVAVSAASAEVFKAMANIRADRSTSSRQLTSDVQVDQDIERYTRGIRDILMPALARAVEILPSIDLPQGETMASELGRLNKALLEKQTEFWTEVAKPKASRRVALAKEYTDTEDGLMAILEKLAPMLGASVNHQDAVIDQLLMVKQMAWLLRLSAGESSLIVGNALGTGKITPELQLAYTKFVGGTDTAWNAIELATVGLQLPPPLAAAMANAKAVYFDPQYAATRDGIIAAVAKGEKPSMTANQWSPYSVGRMASAIKLADAALEAAKDHSAAQRAAAVQLLIVNTALLVAAIVLTGAAMLAVSRRVITPLHRIRDAMLEVAGGVLGVDSGYLDRQDEIGALAGALETFKQQAIDKLKIEAQERERNAGAAARQRAMEAYVGEFEGVVRKSLGELSEASGEMRKTSGDLSAVSQKTNERVEIAGKASNDASMSVDSVAAAAEELSASINDISQQAAHAAGIASRAVNQARETDSTVQGLAQSAGRIGEVVGLINTIAAQTNLLALNATIEAARAGEAGRGFAVVASEVKSLASQTAKATEEISGQIADIQKVAGDAINAIQSIGGIIGEVNEVATAIAAAVQEQGAATQEITRSTQYAAQGTKNVSDNITGVKADADTAAGAAENVKQASETLETQSHQLGQQVSDFLGKIRAA is encoded by the coding sequence TCTCGGCCGCTTCGGCCGAAGTGTTCAAGGCGATGGCGAACATCCGGGCCGACCGCTCGACCAGCAGCCGCCAGCTCACCTCCGACGTCCAGGTGGACCAAGACATCGAAAGATACACCCGCGGCATCCGCGACATCCTGATGCCGGCGCTGGCGCGCGCCGTCGAGATTCTTCCGTCAATCGACCTGCCGCAGGGCGAGACGATGGCGTCCGAGCTCGGCCGGCTGAACAAGGCTCTGCTCGAGAAGCAGACAGAATTCTGGACCGAGGTCGCCAAGCCCAAGGCTTCGCGCCGCGTAGCACTCGCCAAGGAATATACCGACACCGAGGACGGATTGATGGCGATCCTCGAAAAGCTGGCGCCGATGCTGGGCGCGAGCGTCAATCACCAGGATGCAGTCATCGACCAGCTTCTGATGGTCAAGCAGATGGCCTGGCTCTTGCGCCTGAGCGCCGGCGAGTCGTCTCTGATCGTCGGCAACGCGCTCGGCACCGGCAAGATCACGCCCGAGCTACAGCTCGCCTATACGAAGTTCGTTGGCGGCACCGATACGGCCTGGAATGCGATCGAGCTCGCCACGGTCGGCCTGCAACTGCCACCGCCGCTCGCCGCGGCGATGGCGAACGCCAAGGCCGTTTATTTTGACCCGCAATACGCCGCCACACGCGACGGCATCATCGCCGCGGTCGCCAAGGGCGAGAAGCCATCGATGACAGCCAACCAGTGGAGCCCTTATTCGGTTGGCCGCATGGCAAGCGCGATCAAGCTCGCCGACGCGGCGCTGGAGGCTGCCAAGGATCATTCAGCGGCCCAGCGGGCGGCCGCCGTGCAATTGCTGATCGTCAACACCGCGCTGCTCGTGGCCGCGATCGTCCTGACCGGCGCCGCCATGCTGGCGGTCAGCCGCCGCGTGATCACGCCGCTGCACCGGATTCGCGACGCCATGCTCGAGGTCGCCGGCGGCGTTCTCGGCGTCGACAGCGGCTATCTCGACCGCCAGGACGAGATCGGCGCGCTGGCCGGCGCACTGGAGACCTTCAAGCAGCAGGCGATCGACAAGCTCAAGATCGAGGCGCAGGAGCGCGAGCGCAATGCCGGCGCCGCCGCGCGCCAGCGCGCGATGGAGGCCTACGTCGGCGAGTTCGAGGGCGTGGTGCGGAAGTCGCTGGGCGAGCTCAGCGAAGCCTCCGGCGAGATGCGCAAGACCTCGGGCGACCTCTCCGCAGTGTCGCAAAAGACCAATGAGCGCGTCGAGATCGCGGGCAAGGCCTCGAACGATGCCTCGATGAGCGTCGATAGCGTCGCTGCCGCCGCCGAGGAGCTCTCGGCCTCGATCAACGACATCAGCCAGCAGGCCGCCCATGCCGCAGGCATTGCCAGCCGTGCCGTCAACCAGGCCCGCGAGACCGACAGCACCGTGCAGGGGCTGGCGCAATCCGCAGGCCGTATCGGCGAGGTGGTCGGGCTGATCAACACGATTGCGGCGCAGACCAACCTGCTCGCGCTCAACGCCACGATCGAGGCGGCGCGCGCCGGCGAGGCCGGCCGCGGCTTTGCCGTCGTCGCCTCCGAGGTCAAATCGCTGGCAAGCCAGACCGCCAAGGCGACGGAGGAAATCTCCGGGCAGATCGCCGACATCCAGAAGGTCGCGGGCGATGCCATCAACGCGATCCAGTCGATCGGCGGCATCATCGGCGAGGTCAATGAAGTGGCCACTGCGATTGCCGCCGCCGTGCAGGAGCAGGGCGCGGCGACGCAGGAGATCACTCGCAGCACGCAATATGCGGCGCAAGGCACCAAGAACGTCTCGGACAACATCACCGGCGTTAAGGCCGACGCCGACACCGCGGCTGGTGCTGCCGAGAACGTCAAGCAGGCCTCCGAGACGCTGGAGACGCAGAGCCACCAGCTCGGCCAGCAGGTCAGCGATTTCCTGGGCAAGATCCGCGCGGCATAG
- a CDS encoding DUF2865 domain-containing protein: MNRRSIGKLAGGAAALFAVASLGLALTPSAHAEDFFSALFGGFRMRPPPQIRIPFPNDDMPRYEAPRSRASYGGGSAYCVRGCDGRYFPAQGNDAESKAQSCKSFCPASETSLVYGSNIDDATTENGKSYSDLPNAFRYRNELVAGCTCNGKDPVGLAQVKVEDDPTLRKGDIVAGADGLVVANRNANDRHGVAMNFSPLPQSVRAKFRQVPVVAKE; this comes from the coding sequence ATGAACAGACGTTCGATCGGCAAACTGGCCGGTGGCGCGGCGGCGTTGTTCGCCGTCGCCTCCCTCGGCCTCGCGCTGACGCCGTCCGCGCATGCGGAGGATTTCTTCTCGGCCTTGTTCGGCGGCTTCCGCATGCGTCCGCCGCCGCAGATCCGTATCCCGTTCCCGAACGACGACATGCCGCGTTATGAGGCGCCGCGTTCGCGCGCCAGCTATGGCGGCGGCTCGGCCTATTGCGTGCGCGGCTGCGATGGCCGTTACTTCCCGGCGCAGGGCAACGATGCCGAGAGCAAGGCGCAATCCTGCAAGAGTTTTTGCCCTGCGTCCGAGACCTCGCTGGTCTATGGCAGCAATATCGATGACGCCACGACAGAGAACGGAAAATCCTATTCCGACTTGCCCAACGCCTTTCGCTATCGCAACGAGCTGGTGGCCGGCTGCACCTGCAACGGCAAGGATCCGGTCGGGCTCGCCCAGGTCAAGGTCGAGGACGATCCCACCTTGCGCAAGGGCGACATCGTCGCGGGCGCCGACGGCCTCGTCGTCGCCAACCGCAACGCCAACGACCGCCACGGCGTTGCGATGAACTTCTCCCCGCTGCCGCAATCAGTCCGCGCCAAATTCCGCCAGGTGCCGGTGGTCGCGAAGGAGTAG
- a CDS encoding L,D-transpeptidase, with the protein MTTFLAFRRRFSPRGVTAFAFATALLTVPFGGASAQTFGYAPMQPQLYPQDPSYSRGYASQGYVTQPQATDEDAALPDRLRKQIVSFDRSEPAGTIVIDTGNTYLYYVLGNGRAIRYGVGVGREGFTWSGVQNVSRKAEWPDWHPPAQMIARQPYLPRFVAGGPGNPLGARAMYLGSSEYRIHGTNDPTTIGKFVSSGCIRMTNEDVTDLFSRVNIGAKVVVLPKNAPLMAKGGDPVRKRPAVTTSPTGRQALNIPSSAVN; encoded by the coding sequence ATGACAACGTTCCTTGCCTTCCGTCGCCGCTTCTCGCCGCGCGGCGTAACCGCTTTTGCCTTTGCGACAGCACTGCTGACGGTGCCGTTCGGCGGCGCCAGCGCTCAGACCTTCGGCTATGCGCCGATGCAGCCGCAGCTCTATCCACAAGACCCGAGCTATTCGCGAGGTTACGCCAGCCAGGGCTATGTCACCCAGCCGCAGGCGACGGATGAGGATGCCGCGCTGCCCGATCGGCTGCGCAAGCAGATCGTCAGCTTCGACCGCAGCGAGCCGGCCGGCACCATCGTCATCGATACCGGCAACACCTATCTCTACTATGTGCTCGGCAACGGCCGCGCCATCCGTTACGGCGTCGGTGTCGGCCGCGAAGGTTTTACCTGGTCGGGCGTGCAGAACGTCAGCCGCAAGGCGGAGTGGCCGGACTGGCATCCGCCGGCCCAGATGATCGCGCGCCAGCCTTATCTGCCGCGCTTCGTCGCCGGCGGCCCGGGCAATCCGCTCGGCGCGCGTGCGATGTATCTCGGTTCGAGCGAATACCGCATCCACGGCACCAACGATCCCACCACGATCGGAAAGTTCGTCTCCTCCGGCTGCATCCGCATGACCAATGAGGACGTCACGGACCTGTTCAGCCGCGTCAATATCGGCGCCAAGGTCGTGGTGCTGCCGAAGAATGCCCCGCTGATGGCCAAAGGCGGCGACCCCGTGCGCAAGCGCCCGGCGGTGACGACGTCGCCCACGGGTCGGCAGGCGCTGAACATCCCGTCGTCGGCCGTGAACTAG
- a CDS encoding AI-2E family transporter: MRVIPSERLISGNGEGAPLPDSHSELPPVIRRTEFVAFALAGLLLIAVVAVLYVGKAFFLPVVMAFVTGTMLSPAATFLENRKVPRGLGAALIVVAVTAVVAFIVALIASPVMEWSSRLPELGAQLKDKLHVFDRPLLLWRELQTMVGGSEGLPSFQMPKFEWVQPTLEFLSPTFTEFLLFFVTLILFIASWRDLRRALIMTFNDRDARLRTLRILNEIEVHLGNYLLTVTLINVGVGVATGIVCALTHMPNPAGLGALAATLNFIPIIGPIAMFAVLVVVGLVAFPTISSGLLAALAFGGITFLEGHFVTPTIIGRRLALNALAVLLALAFWTWLWGPMGAFLSSPLLIVALILKEHLLPPDAPQLPQD, from the coding sequence GTGCGCGTCATTCCCAGTGAACGTCTGATTTCCGGTAACGGCGAAGGCGCCCCGCTCCCCGACAGCCATAGCGAATTGCCGCCGGTGATCCGCCGCACCGAGTTCGTTGCCTTCGCGCTCGCGGGCCTGCTGCTGATCGCGGTCGTGGCCGTGCTGTATGTCGGCAAGGCGTTCTTCCTCCCCGTGGTGATGGCCTTCGTCACCGGCACCATGCTGTCGCCGGCGGCGACCTTTCTCGAGAATCGCAAGGTGCCGCGCGGGCTGGGCGCCGCGCTGATCGTGGTCGCCGTGACCGCCGTGGTCGCCTTTATCGTCGCGCTGATCGCCTCGCCCGTGATGGAATGGAGCTCGCGCCTGCCGGAGCTCGGCGCGCAGCTCAAGGACAAGCTGCACGTGTTCGACCGGCCTCTGTTGCTGTGGCGGGAGCTGCAGACCATGGTCGGCGGCTCCGAGGGATTGCCGAGCTTCCAGATGCCGAAATTCGAATGGGTGCAGCCGACGCTGGAATTCCTGTCGCCGACCTTCACCGAATTCCTGCTGTTCTTCGTCACGCTGATCCTGTTCATCGCGAGCTGGCGCGATCTGCGGCGGGCGCTGATCATGACCTTCAACGATCGCGACGCGCGGCTGCGGACGCTGCGGATCCTGAACGAGATCGAGGTCCATCTCGGCAATTACCTGCTGACGGTCACGCTCATCAATGTCGGCGTTGGGGTTGCCACCGGCATCGTCTGCGCGCTCACCCACATGCCCAATCCCGCCGGCCTCGGCGCACTCGCGGCAACCCTCAACTTCATCCCGATCATCGGGCCGATCGCGATGTTCGCCGTCCTGGTCGTGGTGGGGCTCGTTGCCTTCCCGACCATCAGCAGCGGCCTGCTTGCCGCCCTCGCCTTCGGCGGTATCACCTTCCTGGAGGGACACTTCGTCACGCCCACCATCATCGGGCGGCGGCTGGCGCTGAATGCGCTCGCCGTGCTGCTCGCGCTCGCGTTCTGGACCTGGCTGTGGGGGCCGATGGGCGCGTTCCTGTCGTCGCCGCTCCTGATCGTCGCCCTGATCCTGAAGGAGCATCTCCTGCCGCCGGATGCGCCGCAGCTGCCGCAGGACTGA
- a CDS encoding DUF883 family protein — protein sequence MSTPNADAGIRDWTDKATRERLEKDVAAVKSDIAALTDQITDALNTFANSTSKQARRGYRQARENMDSAIDDMSDRGSAMMGAAQDAYGSIEETLEEAITQRPLATVGLALGIGFLIGAAWRR from the coding sequence ATGTCCACGCCCAACGCCGATGCCGGGATCAGAGACTGGACCGACAAAGCCACCAGAGAACGCCTCGAGAAGGATGTAGCAGCCGTGAAAAGCGATATCGCCGCCCTCACCGACCAGATTACCGACGCGCTCAACACCTTTGCCAATTCCACCAGCAAGCAGGCCAGGCGCGGCTACCGCCAGGCGCGCGAGAACATGGATTCGGCGATCGACGACATGTCGGACCGCGGCAGCGCGATGATGGGTGCTGCGCAGGACGCCTACGGGTCGATCGAGGAGACGCTCGAAGAGGCGATCACGCAGCGGCCGCTCGCGACCGTGGGCCTCGCACTCGGCATCGGCTTCCTGATCGGCGCCGCCTGGCGGCGGTAA
- a CDS encoding PepSY-associated TM helix domain-containing protein, producing MSEQAISRQRVYERTPALRRWLFVHKWSSLICTLFLLLICITGLPLVLRDEIDGLLDDALPYAQVAEGTSNVSLDRVVAASRKMYPGETIISVFVDDDEPKIMVFMASSWEAFKANRRAIHSIRFDAHTGDVLKQTKPFGEDGLTFLQLMLSLHRDLFAGLAGELFLGAMALLFIAAIVSGIAIYGPFMRKLDFGSVRAARSRRLKWLDLHNLLGVVTLGWALVVGATGVINELSTPLFALWQQTDVRAMLAPLQGKPVPQTSELSSPQAAYDTVKAAFPDMTTTSVVYPGAPFGSPFHYVVWTKGREPLTSRLFSPVLVDARSGALVSAVTMPWYLRALELSRPLHFGDYGGMPLKIIWVLLDLVTIVVLGSGVYLWFVRSRASRTERPAAAMPLTSPGAAE from the coding sequence ATGAGCGAGCAGGCGATCTCCAGGCAACGTGTCTACGAGCGGACGCCGGCACTGCGGCGCTGGCTGTTCGTGCATAAATGGTCGAGCCTGATCTGCACGTTGTTCCTGCTGCTGATCTGCATCACCGGCCTGCCGCTGGTGCTGCGCGACGAGATCGACGGTCTGCTCGACGACGCCTTGCCCTATGCGCAGGTGGCGGAGGGCACATCCAACGTCAGTCTCGACCGGGTGGTCGCGGCCAGCCGGAAGATGTATCCGGGCGAGACCATCATCTCGGTGTTCGTCGACGACGACGAGCCCAAGATCATGGTGTTCATGGCGAGCTCCTGGGAGGCGTTCAAGGCCAATCGGCGAGCGATCCACTCGATCCGGTTCGATGCCCACACCGGCGACGTGCTGAAGCAGACGAAACCCTTCGGCGAGGACGGACTCACCTTCCTGCAACTGATGTTGTCGCTGCATCGTGATCTCTTCGCAGGGCTCGCGGGCGAGCTGTTCCTCGGCGCGATGGCGCTGCTGTTCATCGCCGCGATCGTCTCGGGAATCGCGATCTACGGACCGTTCATGCGCAAGCTTGATTTCGGCAGCGTGCGTGCGGCCAGGTCGCGGCGGCTGAAATGGCTGGACCTGCACAATCTGCTCGGCGTCGTCACGCTCGGCTGGGCACTGGTGGTCGGCGCCACCGGCGTCATCAACGAGCTCTCGACGCCGCTGTTCGCGCTGTGGCAGCAGACCGACGTGCGCGCAATGCTGGCGCCGCTGCAAGGCAAGCCGGTGCCGCAGACTTCCGAACTGTCCTCGCCACAGGCCGCTTACGACACGGTGAAGGCCGCATTCCCCGACATGACCACCACCAGCGTGGTGTATCCCGGCGCGCCGTTCGGATCGCCGTTCCACTACGTGGTCTGGACCAAGGGCAGGGAGCCCTTGACCTCGCGCCTGTTCAGCCCGGTGCTGGTCGATGCGAGAAGCGGCGCGCTGGTGTCCGCCGTCACCATGCCTTGGTATCTGCGCGCGCTCGAGCTGTCGCGTCCGCTGCATTTCGGCGATTACGGCGGCATGCCGCTGAAGATCATCTGGGTGCTGCTCGATCTCGTCACCATCGTGGTGCTCGGCAGCGGAGTTTACCTCTGGTTCGTGCGATCGCGGGCCAGCAGGACGGAGCGGCCTGCGGCGGCCATGCCGCTGACATCGCCAGGGGCCGCGGAATGA
- a CDS encoding TonB-dependent siderophore receptor yields MRRSNAPAGAAAAAATEAGSGAGRKESAFGHVDGMVATRSGTGTKTDAALIETPVAISVVTQDQIQAQGAQSVSQAVRYVSGVMVEPTGADARFDQIYIRGFLADQYLDSLRLMNAGIFAYPIVEPFNLERVEILHGPASVLYGQASPGGVVDLVSKRPTLEPYHEMFVSTGSYGRAQAGVDLSGPIDQNKEFLYRFTASGYDVGSQVDHTGYQRVSIAPSLTWRPDNQTTFTVLGTYQRDPKAGFFNLLPANGTVFPVAGGAKIPTSFYSGEPGFDKTDRTVASIGYLFEHHFNNVVTVRQNLRYMDNSTDFAVVSPTVLTNPFSLPRGVYATYETLRSLALDNQGEFKFKAGPLDHTALVGIDYRNSVDTALGRSTTTGVPAINAFDPVYGLPLPTPPVTSYNRQRLEQVGFYGQDQIKFGGGFVALLGLRYDQADLNTDNLLARTTAPKSDGALTKRAALLYKFDNGVAPYIQYTESFQPRLGTNFFGQAFKPTRGQQEEVGVKYQPDPKTLITLAVFDLTQQNVLTPDPDPTHIVGGVRSNVQTGEVRSRGVELEGKSEINSNLTMLGSYTYTDIVNTASNSTNLGKRVSGIPPHAAALWADYTFHGGVLDGFGVSSGVRYLGASPGNSLNTFDVPAATLVDLGLHYDLSALGPQFKGFLASANVTNLFDKTYVQLCQDTGCYYGLRRQAIATLRYRW; encoded by the coding sequence GTGCGACGCTCGAATGCGCCCGCCGGCGCCGCTGCTGCGGCCGCAACCGAGGCTGGATCCGGAGCGGGCCGCAAGGAATCGGCCTTCGGCCATGTCGATGGCATGGTCGCAACCCGCAGCGGCACCGGTACCAAGACCGATGCGGCGCTGATCGAGACGCCCGTCGCAATCTCCGTCGTGACCCAGGACCAGATCCAGGCCCAGGGCGCGCAGAGCGTCTCGCAAGCGGTACGGTATGTCTCGGGCGTGATGGTCGAGCCGACCGGTGCGGATGCGCGCTTCGACCAGATCTACATTCGCGGCTTCCTCGCCGACCAGTATCTGGACTCGCTGCGGCTGATGAATGCCGGCATCTTCGCCTATCCGATCGTCGAGCCGTTCAATCTCGAGCGCGTCGAGATCCTGCATGGCCCGGCCTCGGTGCTCTATGGCCAGGCTTCTCCGGGCGGCGTGGTCGATCTCGTCTCCAAGCGGCCGACGCTGGAGCCCTATCACGAGATGTTCGTCTCCACCGGCAGCTATGGCCGCGCCCAGGCGGGCGTCGACCTGTCCGGGCCGATCGACCAGAACAAGGAGTTTCTCTACCGCTTCACCGCGTCGGGCTACGATGTCGGCAGCCAGGTGGATCACACCGGCTATCAACGCGTCTCGATCGCGCCGTCGCTGACATGGCGGCCGGACAACCAGACCACGTTTACGGTGCTCGGCACCTATCAGCGCGATCCCAAGGCCGGCTTCTTCAACCTGCTGCCGGCCAACGGCACGGTGTTTCCCGTTGCCGGCGGCGCGAAGATCCCGACCAGCTTCTATTCGGGAGAGCCGGGCTTCGACAAGACCGACCGCACGGTGGCTTCGATCGGCTATCTGTTCGAGCACCACTTCAACAACGTGGTCACGGTCCGGCAGAACCTGCGCTACATGGACAACAGCACCGATTTCGCGGTGGTCTCTCCAACCGTCCTGACCAACCCGTTCAGCCTGCCGCGCGGCGTCTACGCGACCTATGAGACGCTGCGTTCGCTCGCGCTCGACAACCAGGGCGAGTTCAAGTTCAAGGCCGGTCCGCTCGATCACACCGCGCTGGTCGGCATCGACTATCGCAACTCGGTCGATACCGCGCTCGGCCGCAGCACGACGACGGGCGTGCCGGCGATCAATGCCTTCGATCCCGTGTACGGCCTGCCGCTGCCGACCCCGCCGGTCACCTCCTACAACCGCCAGCGGCTCGAGCAGGTCGGGTTCTACGGCCAGGACCAGATCAAGTTCGGCGGCGGCTTCGTCGCGCTGCTGGGCCTACGCTACGACCAGGCCGACCTCAACACCGACAATCTGCTGGCCCGTACGACCGCGCCGAAATCGGACGGCGCGCTGACCAAGCGCGCGGCGCTGCTCTACAAGTTCGACAACGGCGTCGCGCCCTACATCCAGTACACCGAATCGTTCCAGCCGCGGCTCGGCACCAACTTCTTCGGCCAGGCGTTCAAGCCGACGCGGGGCCAGCAGGAGGAGGTCGGCGTCAAGTACCAGCCCGATCCGAAGACGCTGATCACGCTGGCCGTCTTCGACCTGACGCAGCAGAACGTGCTCACTCCGGATCCGGACCCGACCCATATCGTCGGCGGCGTTCGCTCCAATGTGCAGACCGGCGAAGTCCGCTCACGCGGCGTCGAGCTCGAGGGCAAGAGCGAGATCAACAGCAATCTGACCATGCTCGGCTCCTATACCTATACCGACATCGTCAACACCGCGTCCAACTCGACCAATCTCGGCAAGCGCGTTTCCGGCATACCGCCGCACGCCGCCGCGCTATGGGCCGACTACACGTTCCATGGCGGCGTCCTTGACGGCTTTGGCGTGTCGAGCGGCGTGCGCTATCTCGGCGCCTCGCCCGGCAATTCGCTCAATACGTTCGACGTCCCCGCCGCCACGCTGGTCGACCTCGGCCTGCATTACGATCTGTCCGCCCTCGGTCCGCAGTTCAAGGGTTTCCTCGCGAGCGCCAACGTCACCAATCTGTTCGACAAGACCTACGTCCAGCTCTGCCAGGACACGGGTTGCTATTATGGCCTGAGGCGGCAGGCGATTGCGACGCTGCGCTACCGCTGGTAG
- a CDS encoding OpgC domain-containing protein, translating into MKPSVKANLAAFHHDARLYLTLGIANWSVFVDHIPNNVVNLLTLRNFGFSGAADLFVFVVGYGVAIIHGRMALERGYLVAATRIFRRVWRLYAAYVVLFVIYIDTIAYVASQSMAPELIHEYNISGILEHPLRILVRGLVLQEEPLNLDLLQLMIPLMAFFPFVLWGLLRRPNVTLGASVALYLAARWFDWNFRVYPDQEWTFNPLCWQMLMVLGGWFAVTGAPGRALRGMSWLRILAGTYLIFAMAVTLMRHSPALSAYLPDALLSGITPTDKENLAPYRVVHFLALAFLATHLVPADHPGLNWRPLQAVITCGEEWLAVFCIAVFLSFAGHLILITGPNLVAMQIAVSLVGFAAMTGVAYYISWSKRQDLPAALRQQA; encoded by the coding sequence ATGAAGCCGTCGGTCAAGGCGAACCTCGCCGCATTCCATCACGACGCCAGGCTCTATTTGACGCTCGGTATCGCCAACTGGTCGGTGTTCGTCGACCACATCCCGAACAACGTCGTCAATTTGCTGACGCTGCGCAATTTCGGCTTCAGCGGTGCCGCGGACCTGTTCGTGTTCGTGGTCGGCTATGGCGTCGCCATCATCCATGGACGGATGGCGCTGGAGCGCGGCTATCTCGTCGCGGCGACGCGCATCTTCCGCCGCGTCTGGCGGCTCTACGCGGCCTATGTCGTGCTGTTCGTGATCTATATCGACACCATCGCTTATGTCGCCTCGCAATCGATGGCGCCGGAGCTCATTCACGAATACAACATCTCCGGGATTCTCGAGCACCCGCTGCGCATTCTGGTGCGCGGCCTCGTGCTCCAGGAAGAGCCGCTGAACCTCGACCTGTTGCAGCTGATGATCCCGCTGATGGCATTCTTTCCGTTTGTGCTGTGGGGCCTGCTGCGTCGGCCGAACGTGACGCTCGGCGCATCGGTCGCGCTGTATCTGGCGGCACGCTGGTTCGACTGGAATTTCCGGGTCTATCCCGATCAGGAGTGGACCTTCAATCCGCTGTGCTGGCAGATGCTGATGGTGCTGGGCGGCTGGTTCGCCGTGACGGGCGCGCCCGGCCGGGCGCTGCGCGGCATGTCCTGGCTGCGGATCCTCGCCGGCACCTACCTCATCTTCGCGATGGCCGTCACCCTGATGCGCCATTCGCCGGCCTTGTCCGCCTACCTGCCGGACGCCCTCCTCAGCGGCATCACGCCGACCGACAAGGAAAACCTCGCGCCCTATCGCGTGGTCCATTTCCTCGCGCTCGCCTTCCTCGCGACCCATCTCGTTCCGGCCGATCATCCCGGCCTGAATTGGCGGCCGCTTCAGGCGGTGATCACGTGCGGCGAGGAATGGCTCGCGGTGTTCTGCATCGCCGTGTTCCTGTCCTTCGCCGGCCATCTCATCTTGATCACCGGGCCGAACCTGGTGGCGATGCAGATCGCGGTGAGCCTCGTCGGCTTCGCCGCGATGACCGGAGTTGCCTACTACATCTCCTGGTCGAAGCGGCAGGATCTGCCGGCGGCCTTGCGCCAGCAGGCCTAA
- a CDS encoding TetR/AcrR family transcriptional regulator, with the protein MAKGDNEEAGSAPRRGRPRSIETTNAILESAYALMAATGLAATTIDAVARHSSVSKMTIYKWWPSREALLIDAFLHHAAQMLPLPPASAGSPAARTRRHAAAYAEALQGEFGKVQLAVISECISKTGSAGLFYARYLQFRRDALVEIIAAGQNDGSVLAEGPAGDLYDAIYGSLFYRYVFGITPITPGYARNLVDLILRPKA; encoded by the coding sequence ATGGCGAAAGGTGACAATGAAGAAGCCGGCAGCGCGCCCCGGCGCGGTCGTCCGAGGTCGATCGAGACCACCAACGCGATTCTCGAAAGCGCCTATGCGCTGATGGCCGCCACCGGCCTTGCCGCCACCACCATCGACGCCGTCGCGCGCCATTCCAGCGTCTCCAAGATGACGATCTACAAATGGTGGCCGTCGCGCGAGGCGCTTTTGATCGACGCCTTCCTCCACCACGCCGCGCAGATGCTGCCGCTGCCGCCGGCGAGCGCCGGCAGCCCCGCGGCGCGCACCCGCCGCCACGCCGCGGCCTATGCCGAGGCGCTCCAGGGCGAATTCGGCAAGGTCCAGCTCGCCGTCATCTCCGAATGCATTTCGAAGACCGGCTCGGCCGGGCTGTTCTACGCCCGCTATCTGCAATTCCGCCGCGACGCGCTGGTGGAGATCATTGCCGCAGGCCAGAACGACGGCAGTGTCCTGGCCGAAGGACCGGCCGGAGATCTCTACGACGCGATCTATGGCAGCCTGTTTTACCGCTACGTCTTCGGCATCACGCCGATCACGCCTGGCTACGCGCGCAACCTGGTCGACCTGATCTTGCGGCCGAAAGCCTAG